A window of Mesoplasma chauliocola contains these coding sequences:
- the rplB gene encoding 50S ribosomal protein L2 yields the protein MAIKKYKPTTNGRRNMTTIDYKATLTTSTPEKSLLAAKNAKAGRNNRGLITTRHKGGGHKQKYRIIDFKRNKRDVVGTIATIEYDPNRNAFICLINYLDGEKRYILFAKGMKVGMKIVASENADIKIGNAAPLKNIPEGTLVHNVELKPGKGGQMARSAGTSVQILGKDDDGKYVTLRLTSGEVRKVLADCYATIGEVGNEEYNLVNWGKAGRNRWRGIRPTVRGSVMNPNDHPHGGGEGRTPIGRKNPVTPWGKTALGVKTRNTKKPSEKLIVRKRNAKK from the coding sequence ATGGCAATCAAAAAATATAAACCTACGACAAATGGTCGTAGAAATATGACTACTATTGATTACAAGGCTACTTTAACAACAAGTACTCCTGAAAAATCATTATTAGCAGCTAAAAATGCCAAAGCCGGACGTAACAACCGTGGTTTAATTACTACTCGTCACAAAGGCGGAGGTCATAAACAAAAATACAGAATTATTGACTTTAAACGTAATAAAAGAGATGTTGTTGGAACAATCGCTACAATAGAGTATGATCCAAATAGAAACGCATTTATTTGTTTAATTAATTACTTAGATGGAGAAAAACGTTACATCTTATTTGCAAAAGGAATGAAAGTTGGAATGAAAATTGTAGCTTCTGAAAATGCAGATATTAAAATTGGAAACGCCGCTCCATTAAAAAACATTCCTGAAGGGACTTTAGTTCACAACGTTGAATTAAAACCTGGAAAAGGTGGACAAATGGCTAGAAGTGCTGGAACATCAGTACAAATCTTAGGGAAAGATGATGATGGTAAATATGTAACTTTACGTTTAACATCTGGAGAAGTAAGAAAAGTTCTAGCTGATTGTTATGCAACAATTGGGGAAGTTGGAAACGAAGAATACAACTTAGTTAATTGAGGAAAAGCTGGACGTAACCGTTGAAGAGGTATTCGTCCAACAGTTCGTGGATCAGTTATGAACCCGAACGATCACCCACATGGGGGAGGGGAAGGACGTACTCCAATTGGACGTAAAAACCCTGTTACTCCATGAGGTAAAACAGCTCTTGGTGTAAAAACAAGAAATACTAAAAAACCATCTGAAAAACTTATCGTAAGAAAGCGTAATGCTAAGAAATAG
- the rpsS gene encoding 30S ribosomal protein S19: MARSLKKGPFVDENLFKKAEVAKDGEVIKTWSRRSTIFPEFIGKTFGVYNGKEFIPVYVTEDMVGHKLGEFAPTRKFGGHGDDKGKK, translated from the coding sequence ATGGCAAGATCATTAAAAAAAGGACCATTTGTAGACGAAAACTTATTTAAAAAAGCTGAAGTTGCAAAAGATGGAGAAGTTATAAAAACTTGATCACGTAGATCAACTATTTTCCCTGAATTCATCGGTAAAACTTTCGGAGTATACAATGGTAAAGAATTTATTCCCGTGTATGTAACAGAAGATATGGTTGGACACAAATTAGGTGAATTTGCTCCAACTCGTAAATTCGGTGGACACGGAGACGACAAAGGTAAAAAATAG
- the rplV gene encoding 50S ribosomal protein L22: MEAKAYLNMIRISPRKVRLVADTIRNKPVATAIATLYNLDKRSAEPVLKLLNSAIANAVNNNGMDADKLFVKSIFVNEGPTLKRFRPRAHGRAYEILKRTSHITIIVSDERK, translated from the coding sequence ATGGAAGCAAAAGCTTATTTAAATATGATTCGTATCTCTCCTAGAAAAGTTAGATTAGTAGCAGATACAATCAGAAACAAACCAGTTGCAACAGCAATTGCAACATTATACAACTTAGATAAAAGATCAGCTGAGCCAGTATTAAAATTATTAAACTCAGCAATCGCAAACGCAGTTAACAACAATGGAATGGACGCAGATAAATTATTTGTTAAGTCAATTTTTGTTAATGAAGGACCAACTTTAAAACGTTTTAGACCAAGAGCTCATGGTAGAGCGTATGAAATTTTAAAAAGAACATCACATATAACAATTATTGTTAGTGATGAAAGAAAATAG
- the rpsC gene encoding 30S ribosomal protein S3, producing the protein MGQKVSPNVLRLGIVRDWEDTWYAEKDQYVKWLDQDIKIREGVLKLLKDAAVSKIKIERTTSNITLIIRTARPAIVLGQEGKNVTNIAKAVQKIAKDRNLKVEVKVIEIKNADADATLVARWIGEQITNRASFRTVQKLAIRKALKAGVKGIKTSVSGRLGGVEMARTEGYIEGSVPLSTLRADIDYALYEAPTTYGQIGVKVWINHGEVIGGQSQRVSEKAPMNNDRRFNNKNNNRGGRK; encoded by the coding sequence ATGGGACAAAAAGTATCACCTAATGTTTTACGTTTAGGAATCGTTAGAGACTGAGAAGACACTTGATATGCTGAAAAAGATCAATACGTTAAATGATTAGATCAAGATATCAAAATCCGTGAAGGAGTTCTTAAATTATTAAAAGATGCAGCAGTATCAAAAATTAAAATTGAAAGAACAACTTCAAATATTACTTTAATAATCAGAACTGCTCGTCCAGCTATCGTGCTTGGTCAAGAAGGAAAAAACGTAACTAATATCGCAAAAGCAGTTCAAAAAATTGCTAAAGATAGAAATTTAAAAGTTGAAGTTAAAGTAATTGAAATTAAAAATGCAGATGCAGATGCAACATTAGTTGCAAGATGAATTGGTGAACAAATTACAAATCGTGCTTCATTTAGAACAGTTCAAAAATTAGCTATTAGAAAAGCTTTAAAAGCAGGGGTTAAAGGAATTAAAACTTCTGTTAGTGGACGTTTAGGTGGAGTTGAAATGGCTCGTACAGAAGGATACATCGAAGGATCAGTACCTCTGTCAACATTAAGAGCAGACATTGATTATGCTTTATATGAAGCTCCAACTACATATGGACAAATTGGTGTTAAAGTTTGAATTAATCATGGTGAGGTAATCGGAGGTCAAAGCCAAAGAGTATCTGAAAAAGCACCAATGAATAATGACAGAAGATTCAACAATAAAAACAACAACAGAGGGGGACGTAAATAA
- the rplP gene encoding 50S ribosomal protein L16, producing MLLPKRTKYRKPHKVSFKGKAKGAKTINFGDYGLMSLDGAWIDNRQIEAARIAMTRYMRRDGKVWMRIFPHISMSKKPAEVRMGSGKGNPEKWVAVVKEGTVMFEIAGVSEETAREALRLAMHKLPVRCKFVKRGEE from the coding sequence ATGTTATTACCAAAAAGAACAAAGTATCGTAAACCTCATAAAGTTAGTTTTAAAGGAAAAGCAAAAGGAGCTAAAACAATTAATTTTGGTGACTATGGATTAATGTCTTTAGATGGAGCATGAATCGATAACCGTCAAATTGAAGCAGCTCGTATTGCTATGACACGTTATATGAGACGTGATGGAAAAGTTTGAATGAGAATTTTCCCACACATTTCAATGTCAAAAAAACCAGCTGAAGTTCGTATGGGATCTGGAAAAGGGAACCCAGAAAAATGAGTAGCAGTTGTAAAAGAAGGAACAGTTATGTTTGAAATTGCTGGAGTTAGTGAAGAAACTGCTAGAGAAGCTTTGCGTTTAGCAATGCACAAATTACCAGTTCGTTGCAAATTCGTTAAAAGAGGTGAAGAATAA
- the rpmC gene encoding 50S ribosomal protein L29, which yields MANKLMEEIRALSVEQLLERNEAKKAELFALKFQAAVGSLEQTHRIKEIKKEIARIQLVIAEKAKAGEEVNKTVKANYSQAVVEAEKVGKEVRAKQRKMIEELQAQYEGAGNDDAIAEAMANAVVEEQNDVNEGETK from the coding sequence ATGGCAAATAAATTAATGGAAGAAATTAGAGCGCTTTCAGTAGAACAACTATTAGAAAGAAACGAAGCTAAAAAAGCTGAGTTATTCGCATTAAAATTCCAAGCTGCTGTTGGAAGTTTAGAACAAACACACCGTATAAAAGAAATTAAAAAAGAAATTGCAAGAATTCAATTAGTTATAGCTGAAAAAGCTAAAGCTGGTGAAGAAGTAAACAAAACTGTTAAAGCGAATTACAGTCAAGCTGTAGTTGAAGCTGAAAAAGTCGGAAAAGAAGTAAGAGCAAAACAACGTAAAATGATCGAAGAATTACAAGCACAATATGAAGGTGCTGGTAATGATGACGCTATCGCAGAAGCTATGGCTAATGCAGTAGTTGAAGAACAAAATGATGTAAACGAAGGAGAAACTAAATAA
- the rpsQ gene encoding 30S ribosomal protein S17 yields MMERNSRRILVGKVVSDKMDKTVTVLVETYKNHPIYKKRVKYSKKYKAHDEQQVAKIGDKVQIMETRPLSKTKNFRLVKVVEKAVL; encoded by the coding sequence ATAATGGAAAGAAATAGTAGAAGAATACTAGTTGGTAAAGTTGTATCTGACAAAATGGATAAAACAGTTACTGTATTAGTTGAAACTTACAAAAACCACCCAATTTATAAAAAACGTGTTAAGTATTCTAAAAAATATAAAGCACATGACGAACAACAAGTTGCTAAGATAGGGGACAAAGTTCAAATTATGGAAACTCGTCCATTATCAAAAACAAAAAACTTCAGATTAGTAAAAGTAGTAGAAAAAGCTGTTTTATAG
- the rplN gene encoding 50S ribosomal protein L14 translates to MIQTLSKLKVADNSGAKEVRVIRNLGGSVRKFTGIGDIIVCSVQSATPGGAVKKGQVVKAVIVRTTRELKREDGTYIRFSENAVVIIKDDKSPRGTRIFGPIAREIKEAGFAKIASLAPEVL, encoded by the coding sequence ATGATTCAAACATTATCAAAATTAAAAGTAGCAGATAACTCAGGTGCTAAAGAAGTTCGTGTTATTCGTAATTTAGGTGGATCAGTTAGAAAGTTTACAGGAATTGGAGACATCATCGTTTGTTCAGTTCAATCAGCAACTCCAGGTGGAGCTGTTAAAAAAGGTCAAGTTGTTAAAGCTGTTATTGTTAGAACTACAAGAGAATTAAAAAGAGAAGATGGAACATACATTCGTTTCTCAGAAAATGCTGTAGTAATTATTAAAGATGATAAATCACCACGTGGAACTCGTATTTTCGGTCCAATCGCACGTGAAATTAAAGAAGCTGGATTTGCAAAAATTGCATCTTTAGCTCCAGAAGTATTATAG
- the rplX gene encoding 50S ribosomal protein L24, protein MSKSKILVGDVVKVIAGSHKGELGPITWISKDKKWVSVQGINSLKHVKPSQADSEGGIKEIPSKINLSNVALQDPKNKEGISKVGYQIEDGKKVRIAKKSNSPLKKASK, encoded by the coding sequence ATGAGCAAATCAAAAATCTTAGTAGGTGACGTGGTTAAAGTTATCGCTGGTTCACATAAAGGTGAATTAGGACCAATCACTTGAATCTCAAAAGACAAAAAATGAGTTTCAGTTCAAGGAATTAACTCTTTAAAACATGTTAAACCTTCACAAGCTGACTCAGAAGGTGGAATTAAAGAAATTCCATCAAAAATTAATTTATCAAACGTTGCATTGCAAGATCCTAAAAATAAAGAAGGCATTTCAAAAGTTGGATACCAAATTGAAGATGGTAAAAAAGTTAGAATTGCTAAAAAATCTAACTCACCATTAAAAAAGGCAAGTAAATAA
- the rplE gene encoding 50S ribosomal protein L5, producing the protein MKSRLETRYTEQIAPELFKELGYKSVMQVPKLTKIVINMGVGDATTDPKKLDAAVVELEQLTGQKPLVTKAKKSLAVFKLREGMPIGTKVTLRGKKMYDFLDRLTNVALPRVRDFRGVPKTSFDGFGNYTLGVKEQIIFPEIDYDKVQKLRGMDITIVTTAKTNEEAYKLLEKFGMPFAK; encoded by the coding sequence ATGAAATCAAGATTAGAAACTAGATATACAGAACAAATTGCTCCTGAATTATTTAAAGAATTAGGATATAAATCAGTGATGCAAGTTCCAAAACTTACAAAAATCGTTATTAACATGGGAGTTGGAGATGCTACAACAGATCCAAAAAAATTAGACGCAGCAGTTGTTGAATTAGAACAATTAACTGGTCAAAAACCATTAGTAACAAAAGCAAAAAAATCATTAGCTGTATTTAAATTAAGAGAAGGAATGCCAATTGGTACAAAAGTAACTTTAAGAGGGAAAAAGATGTATGACTTCTTAGACCGTCTAACAAACGTTGCATTACCACGTGTGCGTGACTTTAGAGGGGTTCCAAAAACTTCATTTGATGGATTTGGAAACTACACATTGGGAGTTAAAGAACAAATTATTTTCCCAGAAATAGATTATGATAAAGTTCAAAAATTAAGAGGAATGGACATTACAATTGTAACTACTGCAAAAACAAACGAGGAAGCATACAAATTATTAGAAAAATTTGGAATGCCTTTCGCTAAATAA
- a CDS encoding type Z 30S ribosomal protein S14 — MAKKSLKVKQAKHQKFGVRNYTRCNNCGRPHAVLKKFGICRLCFRKYAYEGQIPGIRKASW, encoded by the coding sequence ATGGCTAAAAAATCATTAAAAGTTAAACAAGCTAAACACCAAAAGTTTGGCGTAAGAAATTACACAAGATGTAATAACTGTGGTAGACCACATGCTGTGCTTAAAAAATTCGGAATTTGCCGTCTATGCTTTAGAAAATATGCATATGAAGGACAAATACCTGGGATTAGAAAAGCTTCTTGATAA
- the rpsH gene encoding 30S ribosomal protein S8: MTTDVIADMLTRIRNANQRMLKTVNIPSSKMKLEIARILKEEGFISSFTVEGEVKKTITIELKYQGKQRVISGLKKISKPGLRVYAPANEIPQVLNGLGIAIVSTSQGIMTGKQARLANAGGEVLAFVW, translated from the coding sequence ATGACTACAGACGTAATTGCAGATATGTTAACTAGAATCCGTAATGCAAACCAAAGAATGTTAAAAACAGTTAACATTCCTTCATCAAAAATGAAATTGGAAATTGCTAGAATCTTAAAAGAAGAAGGATTCATTTCAAGCTTCACTGTTGAAGGTGAAGTTAAAAAAACTATTACTATTGAATTAAAATATCAAGGAAAACAAAGAGTAATCTCAGGACTTAAAAAGATCTCTAAACCAGGTCTTAGAGTTTATGCACCAGCAAACGAAATCCCACAAGTATTAAACGGTTTAGGAATTGCAATAGTTTCAACATCACAAGGAATCATGACAGGTAAACAAGCCCGCTTAGCAAATGCTGGTGGAGAAGTGTTAGCCTTCGTATGATAA
- the rplF gene encoding 50S ribosomal protein L6, giving the protein MSRIGNRILTIPAGVEVSVAADNTVTIKGSKGTLTQKFAEVITIKVEGSELSTIRANEIKHTKQLHGTTNSLLQGMLIGVSQGFTKTLDINGVGYRAALAGSKINLSLGYSHPIEYSIPEGITVECPKPTQIIIKGIDKQVVGQVAAEIRSYRRPEPYKGKGIKYSDEIIIRKEGKAAGK; this is encoded by the coding sequence ATGTCACGTATAGGAAACAGAATATTAACTATCCCTGCAGGTGTTGAAGTTAGTGTTGCAGCAGACAACACAGTTACAATAAAAGGTTCTAAAGGAACTTTAACTCAAAAATTTGCGGAAGTTATCACAATCAAAGTTGAAGGATCAGAACTTTCAACAATTAGAGCTAATGAAATTAAACATACAAAACAATTACACGGAACAACAAACTCATTATTACAAGGTATGTTAATCGGTGTAAGCCAAGGGTTTACAAAAACTCTTGATATTAACGGGGTTGGATATAGAGCAGCGTTAGCTGGAAGTAAAATAAATCTTTCATTAGGTTACTCACATCCAATCGAATACTCAATTCCAGAAGGAATTACAGTAGAATGTCCAAAACCAACTCAAATCATCATCAAAGGTATTGATAAACAAGTTGTTGGACAAGTTGCAGCAGAAATTAGATCATACAGAAGACCAGAACCATATAAAGGTAAAGGAATTAAGTACTCAGATGAAATCATTATTAGAAAAGAAGGGAAAGCAGCTGGTAAATAA
- the rplR gene encoding 50S ribosomal protein L18: MKYTKQEARKRRHYRVRNKVSGTAAKPRLNVFKSNTNFYAQIIDDTTGTTLVSASSLNLGLKSGNIEAAKKVAAEIAKLAIAKSITDVVFDRGGYLYHGKVKAFAEAARENGLKF; the protein is encoded by the coding sequence ATGAAATATACTAAACAAGAAGCAAGAAAAAGAAGACATTACCGTGTAAGAAATAAAGTTTCTGGAACAGCAGCTAAACCAAGATTAAATGTTTTCAAATCAAATACTAATTTCTATGCACAAATAATCGACGACACAACTGGAACAACTTTAGTTTCAGCATCATCATTAAACTTGGGATTAAAATCAGGAAACATTGAAGCAGCTAAAAAAGTTGCAGCAGAAATTGCTAAATTAGCAATTGCAAAAAGCATTACTGATGTAGTGTTTGATCGTGGTGGATACTTATACCATGGTAAAGTAAAAGCTTTTGCTGAAGCAGCAAGAGAAAACGGATTGAAATTCTAG
- the rpsE gene encoding 30S ribosomal protein S5 → MENKTEVVVENANNQTQPERRKFDRKPNRRPQGPKQFQKDDFEEKVVTIRRVTKVTKGGRHFRFAAVVVVGDKKGQVGLGTGKANEVPEAIKKAVKEAKKNLIRVSLRGTTVPHEVIGHFGAGQVLIKPAKPGTGVIAGGPARAVIELAGISDVYAKSLGRNNPINMIRATIDGLSSMHTAKKVRDLRFGKPVVKTEKPKVEETK, encoded by the coding sequence ATGGAAAATAAAACAGAAGTAGTAGTAGAAAACGCTAATAATCAAACTCAACCTGAAAGAAGAAAGTTTGATAGAAAACCAAACCGTCGTCCTCAAGGACCAAAACAATTCCAAAAAGATGATTTTGAAGAAAAAGTAGTAACAATTAGACGTGTTACTAAAGTTACAAAAGGTGGACGTCATTTTAGATTTGCAGCTGTTGTAGTTGTTGGAGATAAAAAAGGTCAAGTTGGTTTAGGAACAGGAAAAGCAAATGAAGTTCCTGAAGCAATTAAAAAAGCTGTTAAAGAAGCCAAAAAGAATTTAATTAGAGTTTCTTTAAGAGGAACAACTGTACCGCATGAAGTGATTGGTCACTTTGGAGCAGGTCAAGTTTTAATTAAACCAGCTAAACCTGGTACTGGAGTTATTGCTGGTGGACCAGCTCGTGCTGTTATTGAATTAGCAGGTATTTCAGACGTTTATGCTAAATCATTAGGTAGAAATAATCCAATTAACATGATTAGAGCAACTATCGATGGTTTATCATCAATGCATACTGCTAAAAAAGTAAGAGACTTAAGATTTGGTAAACCAGTAGTTAAAACTGAAAAACCAAAAGTAGAAGAAACTAAATAG
- the rplO gene encoding 50S ribosomal protein L15 → MKLHELKYTEGSKKDVTRVGRGMASGKGKTSTRGHKGQNSRSGGGVRPGFEGGQTPLYRRLPKIGFTSPNQKQYVILNLSDLEKLDLKTVDHKTLVEHKIIKNEKQLVKVLGNGSLNKVIDVKLNKVSKSAQAVIEKLGGKVEVI, encoded by the coding sequence ATGAAATTACATGAATTAAAATATACTGAAGGTAGCAAAAAAGACGTTACTAGAGTAGGTAGAGGTATGGCTTCTGGAAAAGGGAAAACTTCTACAAGAGGTCACAAAGGACAAAACTCACGTTCAGGTGGGGGAGTTCGCCCTGGATTTGAAGGGGGACAAACTCCTTTATACAGAAGATTACCAAAAATTGGTTTTACTTCTCCAAACCAAAAACAATATGTTATTTTAAACCTTTCAGACTTAGAAAAATTGGATTTAAAAACAGTTGATCATAAGACTTTAGTGGAACATAAAATCATTAAAAACGAAAAACAATTAGTAAAAGTTTTAGGAAATGGTTCCCTAAATAAGGTTATTGATGTAAAATTAAACAAAGTTTCAAAATCAGCGCAAGCTGTTATTGAAAAACTTGGAGGAAAAGTAGAGGTGATTTAA
- the secY gene encoding preprotein translocase subunit SecY, with product MAKKLAKKSKQYSAKKSQSNNGDLRTGNFFIKNKDILGRIAFTLLLLVIIRVGVYITVPGIRLTDEYQNVINNSQFFQLLSTLGGGTIGRFSILALGVSPYITASIIVQLLSTDVVPILTRWNKSGERGRKKLDKLTKVLMIPFALMQGIATIFTLQQQGVIEPGWSSTNVMASPAFYYVLVPLVMLAGSYFMLWIADQITIKGVGNGISIVIFIGIIVQLPNQITATYQFWIPSDESINVFFDGIIKFGIYMLVFFVVIFSVVLMNEAERKIPIQQTGSGLIDSKDHTPYLPLKLNNAGVIPVIFASALISTPITIAQIIDPTATSSVGESTNGFVRFTQHYLSFNTWWGIGIFSVMIVLFTFLYAQVQINPEKISENFQKSGTFIPGIKPGKDTTEFLKGTINRLSLFGAIFLAAIAALPYVISKVTNLPSQLAIGGTGLIICISVAIQTTQQLQGRITQHRFIESKKQKFTEESTNQSSTHIW from the coding sequence ATGGCAAAAAAGTTAGCTAAAAAGAGCAAACAATATTCTGCCAAGAAATCACAAAGTAATAATGGCGATTTAAGAACTGGCAACTTCTTTATTAAAAATAAAGATATTCTAGGTAGAATCGCTTTTACTTTATTATTATTAGTGATTATCAGAGTTGGGGTTTATATAACAGTACCTGGAATTAGGTTAACTGATGAATACCAAAATGTTATTAATAATTCACAATTCTTTCAATTACTATCCACTTTAGGGGGAGGTACTATTGGAAGATTCTCAATCTTAGCATTAGGGGTATCACCATATATTACCGCTTCCATTATTGTGCAATTGCTTTCAACAGACGTTGTTCCAATTTTGACTAGATGAAATAAATCAGGTGAAAGAGGAAGAAAAAAATTAGATAAGTTAACAAAAGTTTTAATGATTCCATTTGCTTTAATGCAAGGAATTGCGACAATCTTTACATTACAACAACAAGGTGTTATAGAACCAGGTTGATCAAGTACCAATGTAATGGCGTCTCCAGCTTTTTATTATGTACTAGTTCCATTAGTTATGTTAGCTGGTTCATACTTTATGTTATGAATCGCTGATCAAATAACAATTAAAGGAGTTGGAAATGGTATTTCAATAGTTATCTTTATAGGAATTATTGTTCAATTACCAAATCAAATTACAGCGACATACCAATTTTGAATTCCAAGTGATGAGAGTATTAATGTATTCTTTGATGGAATTATTAAATTTGGAATTTATATGCTTGTATTCTTTGTTGTTATCTTCTCAGTTGTGCTTATGAATGAAGCTGAACGTAAAATACCAATTCAACAAACTGGTAGTGGTTTAATTGATTCAAAAGATCATACACCATATCTACCGCTTAAATTAAACAACGCTGGAGTTATTCCAGTTATATTTGCTTCTGCATTGATATCAACACCAATAACTATTGCACAGATTATTGATCCAACAGCAACTTCTTCAGTTGGAGAATCAACAAATGGATTTGTAAGATTTACTCAACATTACTTATCATTTAATACTTGATGAGGAATAGGTATATTTAGCGTTATGATTGTGCTATTTACGTTCTTATATGCACAGGTTCAAATTAATCCTGAAAAGATAAGTGAAAACTTCCAAAAATCAGGAACCTTTATTCCAGGTATTAAGCCTGGTAAAGATACCACTGAATTCTTAAAAGGAACAATCAATAGGCTATCTCTGTTTGGGGCTATATTCCTAGCTGCAATTGCTGCGTTGCCTTATGTAATATCTAAAGTGACTAATTTACCAAGTCAATTAGCTATTGGGGGAACAGGATTGATTATTTGTATATCAGTTGCTATTCAAACAACTCAACAATTACAAGGAAGAATCACTCAACACAGATTTATTGAAAGCAAAAAACAAAAATTTACTGAAGAATCAACTAACCAATCTTCAACACATATTTGATAG
- the cdd gene encoding cytidine deaminase — MKIFFKYNIIRKQEVKVQMIDKQIVFEELLKLKNNSYSPYSNFKVACLINLKNGKVVKGVNVENASYPAGICGERTALSQVYTLGYKKEDIEFLSLYTDSEDMGSPCGVCRQVISELVDWETPIFIYSKKGFQIEMNIKELLPYAFEPKQLIK, encoded by the coding sequence ATGAAAATATTTTTTAAATATAATATAATTAGAAAGCAAGAGGTAAAAGTACAGATGATAGATAAACAAATTGTATTTGAAGAATTATTAAAATTAAAAAATAATTCTTATAGCCCTTATTCAAATTTTAAAGTTGCTTGCTTAATTAATTTGAAGAATGGAAAAGTAGTTAAAGGTGTAAATGTTGAAAATGCATCTTACCCAGCAGGCATTTGTGGTGAAAGAACTGCATTATCTCAGGTTTATACTTTAGGCTACAAAAAAGAAGATATAGAATTCTTATCACTTTATACAGATTCTGAAGATATGGGTTCACCTTGTGGTGTTTGTCGCCAAGTTATATCAGAATTAGTTGATTGAGAAACACCTATTTTTATTTATAGTAAAAAAGGTTTTCAAATAGAAATGAACATCAAAGAGTTGCTACCATATGCGTTTGAACCAAAACAACTTATAAAATAA
- a CDS encoding adenylate kinase, with protein MNIMLLGAPGSGKGTLAEKLISNQGFIQMSTGDLMRKEIKDETPLGLECARYMNEGKLVPDEVTIGIVKNFLQQNHNQLIFDGFPRTLVQAKALEEILKELNAKIDKVIFIDVPTHILLERISGRLICPKCKVSYHLISRKPKVEGICDNDGGELVRRPDDAPEKVQVRLEAYAKETAPLVDYFKTKPGFVHIVDNANTTAEEVYTEVLGAL; from the coding sequence ATGAATATTATGTTATTAGGTGCCCCTGGATCAGGTAAAGGTACATTGGCTGAAAAATTAATTTCAAATCAAGGTTTCATTCAGATGTCAACTGGAGATTTAATGCGTAAAGAAATTAAAGATGAAACTCCATTAGGGCTTGAATGTGCAAGATACATGAATGAAGGTAAATTAGTTCCTGATGAAGTAACAATAGGAATTGTTAAAAACTTTTTACAACAAAATCATAATCAATTAATTTTTGATGGTTTTCCAAGAACTTTAGTTCAAGCAAAAGCATTAGAAGAAATATTGAAGGAACTTAATGCAAAAATTGACAAAGTTATTTTCATTGATGTTCCCACACATATTCTATTAGAAAGAATCAGTGGAAGATTAATATGTCCAAAATGTAAAGTTAGCTACCATTTAATAAGTAGAAAACCAAAGGTAGAGGGAATTTGTGATAATGATGGTGGAGAGCTAGTTCGTAGACCAGATGATGCACCAGAAAAAGTTCAAGTTAGACTGGAAGCATATGCTAAAGAAACAGCACCACTAGTTGATTACTTTAAAACAAAACCAGGTTTTGTTCATATTGTTGACAATGCTAACACTACAGCAGAAGAAGTTTATACTGAAGTTTTAGGAGCATTATAA